The following are encoded together in the Culex pipiens pallens isolate TS chromosome 1, TS_CPP_V2, whole genome shotgun sequence genome:
- the LOC120425389 gene encoding mediator of RNA polymerase II transcription subunit 4, which produces MSSYHLSTKERLLAIVDDIEIISKELIENTIAPKHQKISSADHAQLVELLVSKDKEMKSTLQLAADQAGIERKMDGLRDQVRDQDEEINQLQKQLKEAEHILATSIFQARQKLTSIAKATKRPVSSDELIKFAHRISASNAICAPLTWQQGDLRRPYPTDIEMRLGFLGKSDLTINGHQNPAGQNSLGEINRTGAAGGSGTTPGGSSGGGTGEIPASAQNQFAWHPSGELHMTMGGGSSVPLDTRAGGQDDVEVMSTDSSSSSSSDSQ; this is translated from the exons atgtcCTCGTACCATCTGAGCACCAAGGAGCGCCTGCTGGCCATCGTGGACGATATCGAGATTATTTCCAA GGAACTCATCGAGAATACGATCGCTCCGAAGCACCAGAAGATTTCCAGCGCCGACCATGCCCAGCTGGTGGAGCTGCTCGTGTCCAAGGACAAGGAGATGAAATCGACGCTGCAGTTGGCGGCGGACCAGGCCGGAATCGAGCGGAAGATGGACGGCCTGCGGGACCAAGTTCGGGATCAGGACGAGGAAATTAACCAGCTGCAGAAGCAGCTAAAGGAAGCCGAACACATCCTGGCCACGTCCATCTTCCAGGCGCGCCAGAAGCTCACCAGCATCGCGAAGGCCACCAAGCGGCCGGTTTCGTCGGACGAGCTGATCAAGTTTGCGCACCGGATAAGCGCCTCGAACGCGATCTGCGCCCCGCTAACGTGGCAACAGGGAGACCTGCGGCGGCCATACCCGACGGACATCGAGATGCGGTTGGGCTTCCTCGGCAAGTCCGACCTGACCATCAACGGGCACCAGAATCCGGCCGGCCAGAACAGCCTCGGCGAAATCAACCGAACGGGGGCAGCTGGCGGTTCGGGGACGACCCCGGGGGGAAGTTCCGGTGGTGGCACCGGGGAGATTCCGGCCTCGGCGCAGAATCAGTTCGCGTGGCATCCGTCCGGTGAGCTGCACATGACCATGGGCGGTGGGTCGTCGGTTCCGCTGGACACCCGCGCCGGCGGCCAGGATGACGTGGAGGTCATGTCCACCGACAGTTCCAGCTCCAGCTCGAGCGACTCGCAGTGA
- the LOC120425387 gene encoding uncharacterized protein LOC120425387 → MAAHGKRFRFGQPNRGHESVLLKVLNREHSGVFAGGLTRKSRELPFREVPEHLHFCLKEIVPYCYLQGHVFMGLTACGQFLISYKASCDYDEVITSEYNFSSNYKYELYFWIYRPHFLLSKYFQVCLFDDHGVDDIKTVSMTQWKTDQRLLLVHGASEKDDCDSYVTVVRVPTLGCLDCRKLRDETAEEDGGENRVDILCIKCNMTIHTKYRNSDSGPRFNPRYNLNCPGFIIMSENSFIHTVNIRLDMSRCPARRPAASSAVLSSKYISQYPPREPTPTKEPQPKVPILAATAPPRPPTPAAAPPPPPQSSLSIADQIIADFAEYETETCESRGATRLSSTSSSSTTTTTTTYPENFDELVITCTQQPLRPSMASPPPNVRLMNHRTNTNIELRITSPEGSGGGGQTPKSYVTRVDLQATASSSSSSGSSGRTPLRRRSYLAASSRSPTESNNVPSTSNAAAAKAYEFSEDTEPGEKISTFRKRRLADKKYEFSEDSSHGDSVIVPFNRLRARGQNPAGFEMTTHLHRASPSHGFRSPCGSPVGNRYLRSPPGIRSPNYYRHHSPVATPSSNPRPQTAAQLIKMSNFDPKDYIYSGSLTTTTTSTNSDQDIPKFFIDAIHKFNEKKLQAAAAEGNNENFNSDNLLPSSLKPDPVQVKPEKPICSKKIVKIFVEEDDANSVVTTEEDDCISPGYHTSLPMEVHGSCYSTMQIISPASFQKLHCPAVVVTQNSFDMETFSFHVANHICAKSDKKYGILFDSAYELTHVCPLTETVTCTMVLQFTASDTNKASKCHNCLTTIDCPTHRKIYQCRSLFTWNMATGVWTVLDYGHLGNGPYLELKKLASNYNRLLGELRYFTRKLFGKDSTAQDMARTYEYLGHLRVLDCNNEKTKQRLVDLVHMIEFYRKQRAGGGESDDSEEEDSEDDDSISTVGSDRDDANTVVGEAGLTSDTVSDEDDN, encoded by the exons ATGGCCGCGCACGGCAAGCGGTTCCGCTTCGGTCAGCCGAACCGTGGCCACGAGAGCGTGCTGCTGAAGGTGCTGAACCGGGAACACTCGGGGGTGTTTGCCGGCGGGTTGACGCGCAAGTCACGCGAGCTGCCCTTCCGGGAGGTGCCGGAGCATCTGCACTTTTGCCTGAAGGAGATCGTACCGTACTGTTACCTGCAGGGGCACGTGTTCATGGGGTTGACGGCGTGTGGCCAGTTTTTGATCAGCTATAAGGCTTCGTGCGATTACGACGAGGTCATTACGAGCGAGTACAACTTTTCGTCGAATTATAAGTACGAGTTGTACTTTTGGATTTATCGGCCGCACTTTCTGCTCAGCAAGTACTTCCAGGTGTGTCTGTTTGATGACCACGGGGTGGACGACATCAAGACGGTGTCGATGACCCAGTGGAAGACGGACCAGCGGCTGTTGTTGGTGCATGGTGCGAGCGAGAAGGACGATTGCGATTCGTACGTGACGGTGGTGCGAGTTCCGACGCTGGGTTGTTTGGACTGCAGGAAGTTGCGGGACGAGACGGCGGAAGAGGATGGCGGCGAGAACCGGGTGGACATTCTGTGCATCAAGTGCAACATGACGATCCACACCAAGTACAGGAATTCGGACTCGGGACCGAGGTTCAACCCGCGGTATAATTTGAACTGTCCGGGTTTTATCATCATGAGCGAAAACAGCTTCATCCACACGGTCAACATTCGGCTGGACATGAGTCGTTGTCCGGCGAGGCGACCCGCGGCGAGTTCCGCAGTCCTGAGTAGTAAGTACATTTCGCAATATCCTCCGCGAGAACCAACTCCCACGAAAGAGCCGCAGCCAAAAGTTCCAATCCTCGCTGCAACGGCACCGCCGAGACCACCAACTCCCGCCgcggcaccaccaccaccaccacaatcTTCCCTGAGCATCGCCGACCAAATAATTGCCGACTTTGCCGAATATGAGACTGAAACCTGCGAGTCGCGGGGCGCCACCAGACTGTCTTCAACAAGTTCCTCGTCAACGACGACCACCACGACCACCTATCCGGAAAACTTTGACGAGTTGGTCATTACGTGCACGCAGCAGCCGTTACGGCCGTCAATGGCGTCTCCGCCGCCGAACGTCCGCCTCATGAACCATCGCACCAACACCAACATCGAGTTACGGATCACTTCTCCCGAAGGGAGTGGTGGCGGCGGCCAAACGCCCAAATCGTACGTCACCCGGGTCGATCTCCAAGCCACCGCCAGCAGCAGTAGTTCCTCGGGGTCTTCCGGTCGGACGCCACTCCGACGGCGATCCTACCTGGCCGCATCGTCCCGTTCGCCAACCGAATCAAACAACGTTCCTAGCACCAGCAATGCGGCCGCCGCCAAGGCGTATGAGTTCTCGGAAGACACGGAGCCGGGCGAGAAAATCAGCACCTTCCGGAAGCGCCGTCTAGCGGACAAAAAGTACGAATTCTCCGAGGACAGCAGCCACGGCGACTCGGTCATCGTCCCGTTCAACCGGCTACGAGCGCGCGGCCAAAACCCCGCCGGCTTCGAAATGACCACCCATCTGCACCGCGCCTCCCCAAGCCATGGCTTCCGATCGCCGTGCGGATCCCCAGTCGGCAATCGCTACCTCCGATCACCACCGGGAATCCGATCCCCCAACTACTACCGGCACCACTCCCCGGTCGCAACTCCATCGTCCAACCCCCGGCCCCAAACCGCAGCTCAACTCATCAAAATGTCCAACTTTGACCCGAAGGACTACATCTACTCCGGCAGCTTGACCACCACCACAACTTCCACCAACTCCGACCAAGACATCCCCAAGTTCTTCATCGACGCCATCCACAAGTTCAACGAGAAGAAGCTCCAAGCCGCCGCCGCCGAGGGCAACAACGAAAACTTCAACTCTGACAACCTGCTGCCCTCCTCCCTCAAACCGGACCCGGTCCAAGTAAAACCGGAAAAACCAATCTGCTCGAAAAAGATCGTCAAAATCTTCGTCGAAGAGGACGACGCCAACTCGGTGGTGACCACGGAAGAGGACGACTGCATCTCGCCCGGCTATCACACCTCGCTCCCGATGGAAGTTCACGGATCGTGCTACTCCACCATGCAGATCATCTCGCCGGCCTCCTTCCAGAAGCTGCACTGCCCCGCCGTCGTGGTCACGCAGAACTCGTTCGACATGGAGACGTTTTCGTTTCACGTCGCGAACCACATTTGCGccaaaagtgacaaaaagtacgGCATTCTGTTCGATTCGGCGTACGAGCTGACGCAC GTCTGCCCCCTCACCGAAACCGTCACCTGTACGATGGTGCTCCAGTTCACCGCGAGCGACACCAACAAGGCGAGCAAGTGCCACAACTGCCTCACCACGATCGACTGTCCGACGCACCGCAAAATCTACCAGTGCCGGTCGCTCTTCACCTGGAACATGGCGACCGGCGTTTGGACCGTGCTCGATTACGGCCACCTCGGCAACGGGCCCTATCTGGAGCTGAAGAAGCTCGCCTCGAACTACAACCGGCTGCTCGGCGAGTTGCGCTACTTTACGCGCAAGTTGTTCGGCAAGGACAGCACCGCCCAGGACATGGCCCGAACCTACGAATATCTGGGCCACCTGCGCGTCCTCGACTGCAACAACGAGAAAACCAAGCAGCGGCTGGTGGATCTCGTGCACATGATCGAGTTCTACCGGAAGCAGCGCGCTGGTGGTGGCGAAAGCGACGACAGCGAAGAGGAGGACAGCGAGGACGACGACTCTATCAGTACGGTAGGTTCCGATCGGGACGATGCCAACACGGTCGTGGGCGAGGCAGGCCTCACGTCCGACACGGTTAGTGATGAGGATGATAATTAG
- the LOC120425381 gene encoding adipocyte plasma membrane-associated protein Hemomucin-like — protein sequence MGLLYKIRIRVINFLLFFFLVVLLPGLPPKTTFPFDGFSIAPLKELTGGLEPNNHLDNAERLFEDKLHGPEALLVRGQDMYTTVHGGEVVRINGAHITHVAKFGRPCESFAEEEICGRPLGLAFDTQGNNLIVADAYYGIWEVNLANGDKKQLVSRDLVLDGKTVNRKPRLFNSVAVAKNGDIYWTESSSDFDLQDGVFTIFANPSGRLFKYDRKTKKNTVLLDQLYCANGVVLSPNEDFVLVSETMSSTIRRVYLKGEKALQSDVFVEGLPGLTDNLIADEEGIWAPLVLAADGENPSLPRLFSKVPLIRKFLARMLSIAEMPFRFIHQVFPNIHTTRLLHAIGHFETITFFNPARATVVRLSWTGQILGSLHGFDRSVGSISHVAEVGDYLYLGSPYNRYLARVKLPKAQEPKVRVKSVRFEAEPKKAPTTTTTTTTPKPTTTTTTTTTTPKPTTTTTKKPVTTTTTTTPKPTTTTPKPTTTTTTPKPTEKPAPKPTTTTTTPKPTEKPAAKPTTTTPKPTEKPTPAPTPAPKKQEEQPKAKPAKKPSKEPVVKKPSEPAPIHEKIPNDVPQPKQEKLKVIKKGGDQGEL from the exons ATGGGTCTCCTCTACAAGATCCGGATCCGGGTGATCAATTTCCTTTTGTTTTTCTTCCTGGTCGTGCTGCTGCCGGGATTGCCTCCGAAAACGACGTTCCCCTTCGATGGGTTCAG CATAGCTCCGCTGAAGGAGCTCACCGGTGGGTTGGAACCGAACAACCACCTGGACAATGCCGAGCGCCTGTTCGAGGACAAGCTGCACGGACCGGAGGCGCTGCTCGTGCGCGGCCAGGACATGTACACGACGGTGCACGGCGGCGAGGTGGTCCGCATCAACGGGGCTCACATCACGCACGTGGCCAAGTTTGGGCGGCCGTGCG agTCTTTTGCGGAGGAGGAAATCTGCGGTCGACCGCTCGGGTTGGCGTTCGATACCCAGGGTAACAATCTGATCGTGGCGGATGCGTACTACGGCATTTGGGAGGTTAATCTGGCCAACGGAGACAAGAAGCAGCTGGTGTCGCGCGATCTTGTGCTAGATGGTAAGACGGTGAATCGCAAGCCTAGACTGTTCAACAGTGTGGCGGTCGCCAAGAACGGAGATATCTACTGGACGGAGTCGTCGTCGGACTTTGACCTGCAAGATGGAGTGTTTACCATTTTTGCCAATCCTTCTGGAAGGTTGTTTAAGTATGATCGTAAGACGAAGAAGAATACCGTGCTGCTGGATCAGCTGTACTGTGCCAACGGAGTGGTGCTGAGCCCGAACGAAGACTTTGTGCTGGTTTCCGAGACCATGTCGTCTACGATCCGTCGAGTGTACCTCAAGGGTGAGAAGGCTCTGCAGAGTGATGTCTTTGTTGAGGGACTACCAGGTCTTACCGACAATCTGATCGCCGACGAGGAAGGTATCTGGGCTCCACTGGTGTTGGCCGCCGACGGCGAGAACCCGTCCCTGCCACGACTGTTCTCCAAGGTTCCACTGATCCGGAAGTTCCTGGCCCGTATGCTGTCCATAGCCGAAATGCCGTTCCGCTTCATCCATCAGGTTTTCCCCAATATTCACACCACGCGACTTCTGCACGCCATCGGACACTTTGAGACGATTACGTTCTTCAACCCGGCTCGCGCTACCGTCGTACGGCTGAGCTGGACCGGACAGATCCTCGGATCGCTGCACGGTTTCGACCGGTCGGTCGGATCGATCTCGCACGTTGCCGAAGTCGGAGACTATCTGTATCTGGGATCACCGTACAATCGATATCTGGCCAGAGTGAAGCTGCCCAAGGCGCAGGAACCGAAGGTGCGCGTCAAGAGTGTCCGCTTCGAGGCGGAACCCAAGAAGGCTCCGACCACCACCACTACTACAACGACGCCGAAGCCAACAACtacaacaacgacgacgacgacgacgccaaaGCCAACAACTACCACAACTAAGAAGCCAG TGACCACCACCACTACAACGACGCCAAAGCCAACCACTACAACTCCGAAACCAACAACCACCACTACCACCCCCAAGCCAACGGAGAAGCCTGCTCCGAAGCCAACAACGACGACTACAACTCCTAAACCTACGGAGAAACCTGCCGCCAAGCCTACGACCACCACCCCCAAACCAACGGAGAAACCCACCCCAGCGCCAACTCCGGCCCCCAAGAAGCAGGAGGAGCAACCCAAGGCCAAACCCGCAAAGAAGCCGTCCAAGGAGCCCGTCGTGAAGAAGCCGTCCGAGCCGGCTCCGATCCACGAGAAGATCCCGAACGACGTTCCGCAGCCGAAGCAGGAAAAGCTGAAGGTCATCAAGAAGGGCGGCGACCAGGGTGAACTGTAA
- the LOC120425382 gene encoding adipocyte plasma membrane-associated protein Hemomucin-like → MGLILKLLSAILLIALLPGLPPYTTFPFTGFSIAPLKKLEGPLAINRQLDDVERLLEGRLYGPEALLPLGSDIYTGTYGGQIVRINETHISPVARLGGHCESLEDEQVCSRPLGLALDTQRTNSLIAVDAYSGIWEVDLVSGDKKQLVSRDLVLDGFGVNRKPQLFNSVTVAKNGDIYWTESSSDFDLQDAVSTIFANPSGRLFKYDRKSKKNTVLLDQLYFANGVALSPNEEFVLVSETFASQVRRVYLKGEKAFESDIFVSGLPGLPDNLSGDDSGLWVPLDVAADAEDPLLVHLMPNVPLIRKFCARVIALARLPFQLVHRLLPNVYARRFLYSIGHFETLNFLIPPRTTVVRMDWSGRIVGSLHGSDGTSGSSATHAVHVGQFLYLGSVRNRFVGRVRLPTGLVTGEPAPIHEKIPDDAPRPKPGKLKVIRKDGEGEL, encoded by the exons ATGGGTCTCATCCTAAAACTTCTTTCCGCGATCCTGCTGATCGCTCTGCTCCCCGGACTTCCACCGTACACCACGTTCCCATTCACCGGCTTCAG TATAGCTCCGCTGAAGAAGCTTGAAGGACCCCTTGCAATTAACCGGCAGTTGGACGATGTGGAACGTCTGCTCGAGGGACGCCTCTACGGACCGGAGGCGTTGCTACCGCTCGGTTCCGATATCTACACCGGAACCTACGGCGGGCAGATCGTGCGCATCAACGAGACGCACATTTCGCCGGTGGCTAGGTTGGGAGGTCATTGTG AATCTCTGGAGGACGAGCAAGTTTGCAGCCGACCGCTGGGACTGGCGTTGGATACACAGCGGACCAACTCGCTGATCGCCGTCGATGCGTACTCCGGCATTTGGGAGGTCGATCTGGTCAGCGGAGACAAGAAGCAGCTGGTATCGCGAGATCTTGTGCTGGACGGATTTGGTGTCAATCGGAAGCCACAACTGTTCAACAGTGTGACTGTCGCCAAGAATGGAGACATCTACTGGACGGAGTCCTCTTCGGACTTTGACCTGCAGGATGCGGTGTCGACAATTTTCGCGAATCCTTCCGGAAGGTTGTTCAAGTAT gatcGGAAATCTAAGAAGAATACTGTGCTGCTCGATCAGCTGTACTTTGCTAATGGTGTAGCGTTGAGTCCAAATGAGGAGTTCGTACTGGTTTCGGAGACTTTCGCGTCGCAGGTTCGTCGCGTGTACTTGAAAGGCGAGAAAGCTTTTGAAAGTGACATCTTCGTGAGCGGTTTACCCGGTTTACCGGACAACCTCAGCGGTGACGACTCCGGACTGTGGGTTCCACTGGATGTAGCCGCCGACGCGGAGGACCCTTTGCTTGTCCACCTGATGCCGAACGTCCCACTGATCCGGAAGTTCTGCGCACGTGTCATCGCACTAGCTAGACTGCCATTCCAGTTGGTTCACCGACTGCTACCGAACGTGTACGCGCGACGCTTTCTCTACTCGATCGGTCACTTTGAAACGCTCAACTTTCTGATCCCGCCTCGCACCACCGTAGTTAGGATGGATTGGAGTGGACGGATCGTGGGGTCGCTGCACGGATCTGACGGAACCAGCGGGAGCTCGGCGACGCATGCTGTGCATGTCGGGCAGTTTTTATATCTGGGATCGGTTCGAAACCGATTTGTTGGAAGAGTGAGACTGCCAACTGGACTGGTGACCGGTGAGCCAGCTCCAATTCACGAGAAAATTCCGGATGATGCACCAAGGCCAAAGCCGGGTAAACTCAAAGTTATTCGTAAAGATGGTGAAGGAGAACTCTAA
- the LOC120425383 gene encoding zinc finger CCHC-type and RNA-binding motif-containing protein 1-like, producing the protein MSSTASNPIRNTAYVSNLPFNLTNIDLRKIFEKYGSVVRVTVLRDPQTRQSKGVAFVLFGNAKDADQCCQAMNNVEMFGRTLRASIAKDNGKGAEFSQRREYPDKSRCYECGEKGHMSYKCPRNVLGDKSPPRKVRKKGEKRTQVGVAESVWGSDEESDRLRRIAEVREQEGATAVKRIRYKKSAYFSDDEEVEED; encoded by the exons ATGAGCAGCACCGCAAGCAATCCCATCCGGAACACGGCGTACGTGTCCAACCTGCCGTTCAACCTTACCAACATCGATCTGCGGAAGATCTTTGAAAAGTACGGTTCGGTAGTGAG GGTAACGGTCCTCCGGGATCCGCAGACTCGCCAAAGCAAGGGCGTGGCCTTCGTGCTGTTCGGGAACGCCAAGGACGCCGACCAGTGCTGTCAGGCGATGAACAACGTGGAG ATGTTTGGCCGCACGCTCCGGGCCAGCATCGCCAAGGACAATGGGAAGGGGGCGGAGTTTTCGCAGCGGCGTGAATATCCGGACAAGAGCCGCTGTTACGAGTGTGGCGAGAAGGGACACATGAGCTACAAGTGTCCGCGGAACGTGCTGGGAGATAAGTCGCCACCGAGGAAGGTTCGGAAAAAGGGCGAAAAGAGGACTCAGGTTGGAGTGGCTGAATCGGTCTGGGGCAGTGACGAGGAGTCCGACCGATTGAGGAGAATCGCGGAGGTTCGGGAGCAGGAAGGAGCAACGGCCGTGAAGCGGATTCGGTACAAGAAGAGTGCTTACTTCAGCGATGATGAGGAGGTTGAAGAGGATTAA